A window from Salvia miltiorrhiza cultivar Shanhuang (shh) chromosome 2, IMPLAD_Smil_shh, whole genome shotgun sequence encodes these proteins:
- the LOC131008841 gene encoding hydrophobic protein LTI6B, whose translation MAAATCIDIIVAIILPPLGVFLKFGCKHEFWLCLLLTLLGYIPGIIYAVYAITKN comes from the exons ATGGCAGCAGCAACTTGTATTGATATTATTGTGGCAATTATTTTGCCCCCTCTTGGAGTCTTCCTCAAGTTCGGCTGCAAG CATGAGTTCTGGCTATGTTTGCTGCTGACCCTTCTCGGTTATATTCCTGGGATCATATATGCTGTCTACGCCATCACCAAGAACTAG